From a region of the Octopus sinensis linkage group LG18, ASM634580v1, whole genome shotgun sequence genome:
- the LOC115221744 gene encoding zinc finger protein 502-like produces MASKEEPMVQFVDEKLISNVMKNLYDQRKISRFCDIVFKVCGEEIFAHSNVLAAASPYFASFLGMGQDLPRAFSQKAPQIIEIHIDGASDSNSGYGMAVRKVVDFMYTSVIELSLNVLSQVVEIAKIMQMDRVLEYCERFRQSVQTSGITTVVDSKHTSQEDPQQIKKDPDYQLDNLITNNFVGESLPPQEIGDSKDQTTQTNIFTHSNSNVLSVSNNCLVLSSTTVTSSASVQPCETINGQPFQVSGSTAETIFEESTPIQDITTDSLMDETLSTLVTHTATSTNTTSIITTATNINSVSNSEIQNLSSTIEGDKTEDSVETGKPDTEPEAQIELEEKSLSQCPGAVRSSLRIRLSKKHTRSRSIYRNKGKTRSRLHSSSNNNQNSANNNDSSSGDGGNGKCKKLGKVNNVNFEVYVCDDCLYSTYSFYHFKRHQKIHLEGKYGCDKCDYKANKLKSLTDHNRSHLHAELQCSYCDYKATNAEELTLHLSRHSGEHPYFCCLCDMKFKTKTQLNLHAPKHSEDKPFVCPKCFAGFKWKHALKSHMVVHSNTKDHLCDVCGFATAHKSQLKAHHLIHTGETFKCTVQGCIFQALKRQNLKYHMLTHTHEKPHICRVCNQSFSLIKNMKRHMLLHSNDRPYKCDHCSFTSTRYDKLKEHLLKQHGIGERPNKKHRISDYQISNNNGLFTESYGEEAEENSTKEENTIPPTTTQIVITASDDIPVPFAITRVNSDGFTEISYPIQYV; encoded by the coding sequence ATGGCGTCGAAGGAAGAGCCGATGGTTCAGTTCGTCGACGAAAAACTTATAAGCAACGTTATGAAAAATTTATACGATCAAAGAAAGATATCCCGTTTCTGTGACATTGTATTTAAAGTATGTGGCGAGGAAATTTTTGCTCATAGTAATGTATTGGCTGCTGCTAGTCCATATTTTGCTTCCTTTCTGGGCATGGGACAAGACTTGCCACGCGCTTTCTCTCAGAAAGCACCCCAAATAATTGAAATTCACATCGATGGAGCGAGTGATTCCAATAGTGGCTACGGGATGGCCGTTAGGAAGGTTGTAGATTTTATGTATACAAGCGTCATCGAGCTTTCTCTCAACGTTCTCTCTCAGGTGGTTGAGATAGCCAAGATCATGCAGATGGACAGAGTTTTAGAATATTGTGAAAGATTCCGACAGAGTGTCCAAACTTCTGGCATAACAACTGTTGTCGACAGTAAACATACCAGCCAAGAAGATCCACAGCAAATAAAGAAGGATCCCGACTATCAACTGGACAATCTTATAACTAATAATTTTGTTGGCGAATCTTTACCTCCGCAGGAAATTGGTGACAGTAAAGACCAAACAACTCAAACTAATATTTTTACTCATTCTAACTCGAATGTTTTATCAGTTTCCAACAATTGTTTAGTGTTAAGTTCCACAACTGTGACTTCTTCAGCCTCTGTACAGCCATGTGAAACTATTAATGGTCAGCCTTTTCAAGTATCAGGTAGTACTGCTGAAACAATTTTCGAAGAATCTACACCTATCCAAGACATAACCACAGATAGTTTAATGGACGAAACTTTATCAACATTAGTGACGCATACAGCTACCTCAACAAACACAACTTccattattactactgctactaatattaattcagtttcaaattcagaaattcaaaatttaagtTCCACAATTGAAGGTGATAAAACGGAAGATTCAGTGGAGACAGGTAAGCCTGACACGGAACCTGAAGCACAGATTGAACTTGAAGAAAAATCGCTATCTCAATGTCCAGGAGCTGTACGTTCAAGTCTTCGAATACGACTCAGCAAGAAACACACGCGTAGTCGATCCATTTACAGAAACAAGGGTAAAACGAGATCACGTCTACACAGTTCTTCAAATAACAATCAAAATTCTGCCAACAATAACgacagtagtagtggtgatggtggtaatggtaagTGTAAGAAGCTTGgtaaggtaaataatgtaaattttgaaGTATACGTCTGTGATGACTGCCTGTATAGTACCTATAGTTTCTATCATTTTAAAAGACATCAAAAAATACACTTGGAAGGTAAATATGGTTGTGATAAATGTGATTATAAAGCCAACAAATTGAAATCTCTTACAGATCATAACCGAAGCCATTTACATGCTGAACTTCAATGCAGTTATTGTGATTATAAAGCTACTAATGCTGAAGAACTTACATTACACTTATCTCGACATAGTGGGGAACATCCATATTTCTGTTGCCTGTGTGatatgaaatttaaaacaaaaactcaACTCAATTTGCATGCACCTAAGCATTCAGAAGACAAACCATTTGTATGTCCAAAATGTTTTGCAGGTTTCAAATGGAAGCATGCTCTCAAAAGTCATATGGTGGTACATAGCAATACTAAGGACCATTTGTGTGATGTTTGTGGTTTTGCAACTGCACATAAAAGTCAGCTTAAGGCTCATCATCTTATACACACAGGGGAAACGTTCAAGTGCACTGTTCAAGGTTGTATATTTCAAGCATTAAAGAGACAAAATCTCAAGTATCATATGTTGACACACACTCATGAAAAACCACATATTTGTCGGGTGTGCAACCAAAGTTTCTCACTCATAAAAAACATGAAACGGCACATGTTGCTTCATTCAAACGATCGGCCATACAAGTGTGACCATTGCTCATTCACGTCAACACGGTATGACAAACTCAAAGAACACTTATTAAAACAGCATGGCATTGGGGAAaggccaaacaaaaaacatcGAATTTCTGATTACCAGATTAGTAACAACAATGGACTGTTTACTGAATCATatggagaagaagcagaagaaaatagcacaaaagaagaaaacacaattcctccaacaacaacacaaattgtCATTACAGCTTCAGATGACATCCCTGTACCATTTGCTATTACAAGAGTCAATAGTGATGGTTTTACAGAAATAAGTTATCCTATTCAGTATGTGTAA